One window of Chamaesiphon minutus PCC 6605 genomic DNA carries:
- a CDS encoding methyltransferase family protein, protein MKLLSDWGVTTNWWRGDRGEYWVIAQGVLLLIFALLPPTRPSSIELDSSVLQYISWILTAIFGILAIVFLGRSLSDLGQNLTPLPHPRDEGQLVKTGVYGLVRHPMYSGVIYLALAYASWQMSWIHLVGSIVLFVFFDAKSRKEEVWLTEKFSDYASYSNSVKKLIPWIY, encoded by the coding sequence ATGAAATTATTATCAGATTGGGGCGTTACAACTAATTGGTGGCGAGGCGATCGTGGTGAATACTGGGTAATTGCTCAGGGTGTTCTACTACTTATATTTGCACTGCTCCCACCGACTAGACCTAGCTCGATCGAGTTAGATTCATCTGTTTTGCAGTATATAAGCTGGATTTTGACGGCGATCTTCGGTATTTTGGCAATAGTTTTTTTGGGTCGATCGCTATCCGATCTGGGTCAAAATCTTACCCCATTACCGCACCCTAGAGATGAAGGGCAGTTAGTAAAAACTGGTGTTTATGGGCTGGTTAGACATCCGATGTATAGTGGGGTGATTTATCTGGCTTTAGCCTATGCAAGTTGGCAGATGAGTTGGATACATCTGGTAGGTTCGATCGTTTTATTCGTATTTTTTGATGCTAAGTCGAGGAAGGAAGAAGTTTGGCTGACAGAAAAGTTTTCGGATTATGCAAGCTACTCTAATTCTGTAAAGAAGTTGATTCCTTGGATCTATTAG
- a CDS encoding biotin/lipoyl-containing protein — MAIREVFIGVLDYEAPIKIVSWLKSPGDKVARGEIVAVVESDKADIEIETFSEGYIAAILVPAGEFAPSGSVIALIAETEAEIEIAKQQANDKYPATALPAVTPATTPTPPPVAAVAATPAFTILRSERPLVSPYARKLAQQYGITVKSLHGTGPNRRITAEDVSNAAGKSVAVSTPSVTM, encoded by the coding sequence ATGGCAATACGTGAAGTTTTCATCGGTGTTTTAGACTATGAGGCTCCAATCAAGATTGTCTCCTGGCTGAAATCTCCTGGCGATAAGGTCGCAAGAGGTGAAATCGTTGCCGTGGTAGAATCCGACAAGGCTGATATAGAGATCGAAACCTTTTCTGAAGGCTATATTGCAGCGATTCTCGTCCCTGCTGGTGAGTTCGCACCTTCCGGCTCGGTAATCGCCCTAATTGCCGAAACCGAAGCGGAGATCGAGATCGCCAAACAGCAAGCAAACGACAAATATCCAGCGACAGCCCTACCTGCGGTTACACCCGCGACAACTCCCACCCCTCCGCCCGTCGCCGCAGTTGCCGCAACTCCCGCATTTACAATCCTCAGAAGCGAGCGACCCTTAGTATCTCCCTACGCGAGGAAATTAGCCCAGCAATATGGTATAACCGTCAAATCATTACACGGCACTGGTCCGAACAGACGCATCACCGCTGAAGATGTCAGTAATGCAGCAGGTAAATCCGTAGCAGTGTCCACTCCATCTGTAACGATGTAA